One stretch of Methyloversatilis sp. RAC08 DNA includes these proteins:
- the hisA gene encoding 1-(5-phosphoribosyl)-5-[(5-phosphoribosylamino)methylideneamino]imidazole-4-carboxamide isomerase — MLLIPAIDLKDGHCVRLKQGDMDVVTVFSEDPAAMARHWLDAGARRLHLVDLNGAVAGKPKNESAIKAIVRELGDEIPIQLGGGIRDLDTIERYLDDGISYVIIGTAAVKSPGFVHDACGAFPGHIIVGLDARDGKVAVDGWSKMTGHDVVDLAKKFEDQGVEAVVYTDIGRDGMLGGVNIEATVKLAQALRIPVIASGGVTNMDDIRALCAVEDEGVMGAITGRAIYEGTLDFAAAQAEVDRLNGDA, encoded by the coding sequence ATGCTGCTGATTCCTGCCATCGACCTCAAGGACGGCCACTGCGTACGCCTCAAGCAAGGCGACATGGATGTGGTGACCGTATTTTCGGAAGACCCGGCTGCCATGGCCCGGCACTGGCTGGACGCTGGCGCGCGCCGCCTGCATCTGGTCGACCTGAACGGCGCCGTGGCCGGAAAGCCGAAGAACGAATCAGCCATCAAGGCCATCGTGCGTGAGCTGGGTGACGAAATCCCGATCCAGCTCGGCGGGGGCATTCGTGACCTGGACACCATCGAGCGCTACCTCGATGACGGCATCAGTTACGTCATCATCGGCACCGCGGCAGTGAAGAGCCCGGGTTTCGTGCATGACGCCTGCGGTGCGTTCCCAGGGCACATCATCGTCGGGCTGGATGCGCGCGACGGCAAGGTTGCGGTCGACGGCTGGTCCAAGATGACCGGTCACGACGTGGTCGACCTGGCGAAGAAGTTCGAGGATCAGGGCGTCGAAGCGGTCGTATACACCGACATCGGTCGAGACGGCATGCTGGGTGGTGTGAACATCGAGGCGACCGTCAAGCTTGCCCAAGCCCTGCGCATTCCCGTCATCGCCTCGGGTGGAGTAACCAATATGGACGACATCCGCGCGCTGTGTGCGGTCGAGGACGAGGGCGTCATGGGCGCCATCACCGGACGTGCAATCTATGAGGGTACGCTCGATTTCGCGGCGGCCCAGGCCGAAGTCGACCGTCTCAACGGCGACGCCTGA
- the hisF gene encoding imidazole glycerol phosphate synthase subunit HisF encodes MLAKRIIPCLDVNAGRVVKGVNFVALKDAGDPVEIARRYDEQGADELTFLDITASSDARDIILHVVERVADQVFIPLTVGGGVRAVEDVRRLLNAGADKVSMNTAAINDPELVARASGKVGSQCIVVAIDAKRVADRDGQPHWEVFTHGGRNATGLDAIAWAQKVESLGAGEILLTSMDRDGTKSGFDLALTRAVSDAVRIPVIASGGVGTLDHLVDGVLEGGADAVLAASIFHFGEHTVREAKERMRSRGIEVRL; translated from the coding sequence ATGCTGGCCAAGCGCATCATTCCCTGTCTGGACGTCAATGCCGGCCGCGTGGTCAAGGGTGTCAATTTTGTCGCCCTCAAGGACGCTGGCGATCCGGTTGAAATTGCCCGTCGCTACGACGAACAGGGCGCAGACGAACTGACCTTCCTCGACATCACCGCCAGCTCGGACGCGCGCGACATCATCCTGCACGTCGTCGAGCGGGTCGCCGATCAGGTGTTCATCCCGCTGACGGTGGGCGGTGGCGTGCGCGCGGTAGAAGACGTGCGCCGCCTGCTCAACGCCGGCGCCGACAAGGTGAGCATGAATACGGCGGCGATCAACGATCCCGAACTGGTCGCCCGGGCATCCGGCAAGGTCGGCTCGCAGTGCATCGTGGTCGCGATCGACGCAAAGCGGGTAGCCGACCGCGACGGTCAGCCGCACTGGGAGGTTTTTACCCACGGCGGGCGCAACGCCACCGGGCTGGACGCAATCGCCTGGGCGCAGAAGGTCGAATCACTCGGTGCCGGTGAAATCCTGCTCACCAGCATGGATCGCGATGGAACGAAGAGCGGTTTCGATCTGGCGCTGACGCGCGCGGTGTCGGACGCGGTGCGCATTCCGGTCATCGCCTCGGGAGGTGTCGGCACACTCGACCATCTGGTAGACGGCGTGCTCGAAGGCGGCGCCGACGCCGTGCTGGCGGCCAGCATTTTCCACTTCGGCGAACACACGGTGCGAGAGGCCAAGGAACGCATGCGCAGCCGAGGCATCGAGGTCAGGCTGTGA
- the hisI gene encoding phosphoribosyl-AMP cyclohydrolase, whose protein sequence is MSGPAWADEVEWDANGLLPVIVQEASSGDVLMFAWMNREALARTAELREAVFWSRSRGRLWHKGEESGHTQKVLDIRLDCDRDVLLLKVEQTGGIACHTGRHSCFFHALTDDGWETTEPVLKNPDDIYK, encoded by the coding sequence GTGAGCGGGCCGGCCTGGGCTGACGAAGTCGAGTGGGACGCCAACGGCCTGCTGCCGGTCATCGTGCAGGAGGCATCGAGCGGCGATGTGCTGATGTTCGCGTGGATGAATCGTGAAGCGCTGGCCCGCACGGCTGAACTGCGCGAAGCCGTCTTCTGGTCGCGTTCGCGCGGCCGGCTGTGGCACAAGGGCGAGGAATCGGGCCACACGCAGAAGGTGCTGGACATTCGCCTCGACTGCGACCGCGACGTGCTGCTGCTGAAAGTTGAACAAACAGGCGGAATCGCCTGCCATACCGGACGTCACAGCTGCTTTTTCCATGCCTTGACGGACGACGGCTGGGAAACGACCGAGCCCGTACTCAAGAATCCGGACGACATCTACAAATGA
- a CDS encoding phosphoribosyl-ATP diphosphatase: protein MIDIEVLHRVAQTIAERKLAEPGSSYVSSLLHKGTDAICKKVIEEAAETIMASKDGDAGHLVKEVCDLWFHSMVLLAHHGLTVDDVLHEFRRREGISGLDEKRSRTT, encoded by the coding sequence ATGATCGATATTGAAGTGTTGCATCGAGTGGCGCAGACCATCGCCGAACGCAAGCTGGCTGAACCCGGCTCGTCGTATGTGTCGTCGCTGCTGCACAAGGGCACCGACGCGATCTGCAAGAAGGTGATCGAAGAAGCGGCGGAAACCATCATGGCTTCGAAGGATGGCGACGCCGGTCACCTGGTGAAGGAAGTGTGCGACCTCTGGTTCCACAGCATGGTGCTGCTTGCGCACCACGGCCTGACGGTCGATGACGTGCTGCACGAATTTCGTCGCCGCGAAGGCATTTCCGGTCTGGACGAAAAACGTTCGCGCACGACCTGA
- a CDS encoding histidine triad nucleotide-binding protein, protein MQDNDCIFCKIISGKIPSRKLYEDDLIYAFHDINPVAPVHFLIIPKAHIPTLSDAGPAHEAALGRMLGKVGELAREAGCTDGYRTLINCGRVGRQEVYHLHMHVVGGPDPLPPMLVFER, encoded by the coding sequence ATGCAAGACAACGACTGCATCTTTTGCAAGATCATCAGCGGCAAGATTCCGTCGCGCAAGCTGTACGAGGATGACCTGATCTATGCCTTCCACGACATCAATCCCGTCGCGCCGGTGCACTTCCTGATCATTCCGAAGGCCCACATCCCGACGCTGTCTGACGCCGGTCCGGCGCATGAGGCGGCGCTGGGCCGCATGCTCGGCAAAGTCGGCGAACTGGCACGCGAAGCCGGTTGCACCGATGGCTATCGCACGCTGATCAACTGCGGAAGGGTGGGTCGGCAGGAGGTGTATCATCTTCATATGCATGTCGTGGGCGGGCCGGATCCCCTGCCGCCCATGCTCGTTTTCGAGAGGTAA
- the tatA gene encoding Sec-independent protein translocase subunit TatA, translating into MGSFSITHWLIVLVIVLLIFGTKKLRNIGSDLGGAVKGFKDGVKGGENTTDTPEQPAAQVGRTIDVKAEEKIKS; encoded by the coding sequence ATGGGTTCATTCAGCATTACGCACTGGCTTATCGTTCTGGTCATCGTGCTCCTCATCTTCGGCACGAAGAAGCTGCGCAACATCGGCTCTGACCTTGGTGGTGCAGTCAAGGGTTTCAAGGACGGCGTGAAAGGGGGCGAAAACACCACCGACACGCCGGAGCAGCCGGCCGCGCAGGTTGGTCGCACCATCGACGTCAAGGCCGAAGAGAAGATCAAGTCCTGA
- the tatB gene encoding Sec-independent protein translocase protein TatB: MFDIGFSEFLIIGVVALLVLGPERLPRAARTAGHLLGRLKRYVSDVKSDISREMQLDELRKLQAQVEQQVRDVERQVDETAAGVNNEAAGLSDQMRAAMAEQDKYAAVENTLMDPPPPANPAVPAEDPASGQLSLDIPPPGAIEPANREKA; the protein is encoded by the coding sequence ATGTTTGACATCGGTTTTTCCGAATTCCTGATCATCGGCGTCGTCGCGCTGCTGGTGCTCGGCCCCGAGAGGCTGCCGCGCGCTGCGCGCACGGCCGGGCATCTGCTTGGTCGTCTGAAGCGTTACGTGAGCGATGTGAAATCTGACATTTCGCGCGAAATGCAACTGGACGAGCTGCGCAAGCTGCAAGCCCAGGTTGAACAGCAGGTACGCGATGTCGAGCGTCAGGTCGATGAAACTGCGGCTGGCGTCAATAACGAAGCGGCCGGGCTGAGTGACCAGATGCGCGCAGCGATGGCCGAGCAGGACAAATACGCCGCTGTCGAAAACACCCTGATGGACCCGCCCCCGCCGGCCAACCCAGCCGTGCCGGCCGAAGATCCTGCATCCGGCCAGCTGTCGCTCGACATCCCGCCGCCCGGCGCGATCGAGCCGGCGAATCGCGAAAAGGCATGA
- the tatC gene encoding twin-arginine translocase subunit TatC: MNEQTESFVSHLVELRDRLLRAVIAVVVVFVCLMPWAADIYDILAHPLMVALPEGTKMIATGVVTPFFVPVKVTLMLAFLISLPVVLYQVWAFIAPGLYAHEKRLGLPLIIASTLLFITGMAFCYFLVFGVVFSFIAEFAPKSITPAPDIEQYLSFVLTMFTAFGVTFEVPIVVIVLVRFGLVTIAQLKEARPYVIVGAFVVAAIVTPPDVVSQLLLAIPLCILYELGILFSRFIKASPERSKAAQDA, translated from the coding sequence ATGAACGAACAGACCGAAAGCTTCGTATCCCATCTGGTCGAACTGCGCGACCGGCTGCTGCGCGCCGTCATTGCGGTGGTTGTGGTGTTCGTGTGCCTGATGCCCTGGGCGGCGGACATCTACGACATCCTTGCCCATCCGCTGATGGTGGCGTTGCCGGAAGGCACGAAGATGATCGCCACCGGCGTCGTGACGCCGTTCTTCGTGCCGGTGAAGGTGACGCTGATGCTCGCCTTCCTGATTTCGCTGCCGGTGGTGCTCTACCAGGTATGGGCCTTTATCGCGCCCGGTCTGTACGCGCACGAAAAGCGGCTCGGACTGCCGCTGATCATTGCCAGCACGCTGCTGTTCATCACCGGCATGGCTTTTTGCTACTTCCTAGTCTTCGGCGTCGTGTTCAGCTTCATCGCGGAATTTGCACCGAAAAGCATCACGCCGGCGCCGGATATCGAGCAATACCTGTCCTTCGTGCTGACCATGTTCACCGCCTTCGGTGTCACGTTCGAAGTACCCATCGTGGTCATCGTGCTGGTGCGCTTCGGGCTGGTGACGATTGCGCAACTGAAGGAGGCTCGCCCTTACGTGATCGTCGGAGCCTTCGTCGTGGCGGCGATCGTCACACCGCCGGATGTAGTGTCGCAGCTGCTGCTCGCGATACCTCTGTGCATTCTGTACGAGCTCGGCATCCTTTTTTCACGCTTCATCAAGGCGTCGCCCGAGCGCAGCAAGGCAGCGCAGGACGCCTGA
- a CDS encoding Do family serine endopeptidase produces MQRLWLVFAQSVTAALAVLFVIATLRPDWLPARNGQSGGGATVSASQAALLPDVVTAPARIEAARVVTYADAAQKALPSVVHVFTTKAVKTPQHPLMNDPVFRHFFGDRLGNQPQRQMGLGSGVIVSEDGVVLTNNHVVEAADEIEVSLNDGGKYPATLIGSDPESDLAVLRVKAPNKLPAASFGETDGLRIGDVVLAIGNPFDVGQTVTMGIVSALGRSQLGINTFENFIQTDAAINPGNSGGALVDADGNLVGINTAIYSRSGGSLGIGFAIPVSTARSVMEQIVANGSVTRGWVGVEVQELTPELAESFKVPATGGALIAGVMRGSPADRGGVRPGDVLLEVDGRKVKDASGMLQLIAALVPGQQATLKIYRSGGEKDLGVTVGKRPVTAQVQRRDE; encoded by the coding sequence ATGCAGCGTCTGTGGCTTGTCTTCGCTCAATCGGTCACGGCCGCACTGGCCGTGCTTTTCGTCATTGCGACGCTGCGCCCCGATTGGTTGCCGGCACGCAATGGCCAGTCAGGCGGCGGTGCGACGGTATCTGCCTCACAGGCAGCCCTGCTGCCGGATGTGGTGACGGCCCCCGCGCGCATCGAAGCCGCCAGGGTCGTGACCTACGCGGATGCGGCGCAGAAGGCGCTACCTTCGGTGGTACATGTGTTTACGACCAAGGCGGTGAAGACCCCGCAGCACCCGCTGATGAATGATCCGGTGTTCCGGCACTTTTTCGGCGACCGGCTCGGCAATCAGCCACAGCGCCAGATGGGACTCGGTTCCGGCGTCATCGTCAGCGAGGATGGCGTAGTGCTCACCAACAACCATGTGGTTGAGGCCGCCGACGAGATCGAGGTATCGCTGAACGACGGCGGCAAGTATCCGGCAACGCTGATCGGAAGCGACCCCGAATCCGATCTGGCAGTGCTGCGTGTCAAGGCGCCTAACAAATTGCCGGCGGCCAGTTTCGGTGAGACCGACGGTCTGCGCATCGGTGACGTGGTGCTGGCCATCGGCAACCCGTTCGACGTCGGGCAGACCGTCACGATGGGCATCGTGTCGGCGCTCGGCCGCTCGCAGTTGGGCATCAACACCTTCGAGAACTTCATCCAGACCGATGCCGCGATCAACCCGGGCAATTCGGGCGGCGCACTGGTCGATGCCGATGGCAATCTGGTCGGCATCAACACCGCGATCTACTCGCGCAGCGGCGGCTCGCTGGGCATCGGTTTCGCGATTCCGGTCAGCACGGCACGCAGCGTGATGGAACAGATCGTCGCCAACGGTTCGGTCACACGTGGCTGGGTCGGCGTGGAAGTTCAGGAACTGACGCCCGAACTGGCGGAAAGCTTCAAGGTCCCCGCGACTGGTGGCGCACTGATCGCCGGTGTGATGCGCGGCAGTCCGGCCGATCGTGGCGGCGTCCGCCCGGGCGATGTGCTGCTCGAAGTCGATGGCAGGAAGGTGAAGGACGCCTCGGGCATGCTGCAGCTGATCGCGGCCCTCGTGCCGGGTCAGCAGGCTACGCTGAAAATCTACCGCAGCGGCGGCGAAAAGGATCTCGGTGTGACGGTCGGCAAGCGCCCCGTCACCGCGCAGGTGCAGCGCCGCGACGAGTGA
- a CDS encoding Nif3-like dinuclear metal center hexameric protein, which produces MDRTQLQRHLDELLDAARFKDYCPNGLQVEGASEVSKIVCGVSASLALIDAAIERDAQALLVHHGWFWRGEDGRVTGIRRARIARVLAHDINLFAYHLPLDAHPELGNNARLGRLLGFRPTGTTGEQGLLWLGEPGQPATAGELCKRAEIVLGRTPLLVGDPQRRVHRVAWCTGGAQGYFEQAIDAGVDLYISGEISEPTTHLARESGVPYIAAGHHATERYGVMALGAHLAERFGVTVEFVDIDNPA; this is translated from the coding sequence ATGGACAGGACGCAGCTGCAAAGACATCTCGATGAACTGCTGGATGCCGCGCGCTTCAAGGATTATTGCCCAAACGGACTGCAAGTGGAAGGCGCGTCAGAGGTGTCGAAAATCGTCTGCGGTGTCAGTGCCAGCCTGGCCCTGATCGATGCTGCAATCGAGCGCGATGCGCAGGCCTTGCTGGTGCACCACGGCTGGTTCTGGCGCGGTGAGGATGGCCGGGTGACCGGTATCCGACGCGCCCGGATCGCGCGCGTGCTGGCGCATGACATCAACCTGTTTGCCTATCACCTGCCGCTGGATGCGCATCCCGAACTGGGCAACAACGCGCGCCTCGGCCGCCTGCTCGGTTTCCGGCCGACCGGCACGACCGGAGAACAGGGTTTGCTATGGCTGGGGGAGCCCGGGCAGCCGGCTACGGCTGGCGAACTGTGCAAACGTGCCGAGATCGTGCTTGGGCGCACGCCCTTGCTGGTCGGTGACCCGCAGCGCAGGGTGCATCGCGTCGCCTGGTGCACCGGCGGGGCGCAGGGATACTTCGAACAGGCTATCGATGCCGGAGTCGATCTGTACATATCGGGCGAAATTTCCGAACCGACCACCCATCTCGCGCGCGAGTCGGGCGTGCCCTATATCGCAGCCGGTCATCATGCGACCGAGCGCTATGGCGTCATGGCACTGGGCGCTCATCTGGCCGAGCGTTTCGGCGTGACCGTCGAGTTCGTCGATATCGACAATCCGGCTTGA
- a CDS encoding type IV pilus assembly protein FimV encodes MRPTLLAAALLAAGLHAQDAFALGLGAIRTKSVIGEPFRAEINVLGEGEAVPASTCFSIDAPATAAADDLPWLSSARIRTQGRTVFISSAQAINEPILMVGVRIGCGFELAREYAVLMQPSGAPQIEDTVAPAPTAPAVVPARRAAASPPINAPTASVANEQPAQPKPRPERKTRRPKEAVTVDRLWVAPNADAGNGLKMSGGLSRRAEASEAQREVLRTEQRLLAALDEQIATHLAIADKVKQLEARMAELQKQLGRTETSMNAALPPEQASTPVTARPDVTQAAPAASTVEPDALIQQAPAEDSPTIESDAAEAPSKPDEVVAPPAGLTNEPVRVINKLPPDTVPDAPEASGVNWLVAALGALAAGSVLAGAWIWRRRARKLAATAALRSRHAEEAITRMMMSQTLPPLTVDTQAAQDDAATTTGMPPRQNAPEYPVRPTAGAPETPSFEHFPGEAPAENIEDLNIAQHRPVADATTSADAHAVDFELGQIDGNEAGTPIRLDLEFDSFTGSTSSLGATAPSAAPLGPRLVSSTATTPTALSFDQTARPANEEAPPSPEHVLELAEIMMSFGRAEGAAQTLSEFLRDYPKESIIPWLKLLDLYHSSGRRGEYDDLAPKLNRAFNAKVPDWEHFSGPTTSESVEQFGHIMARINASWPNQDCLDYLVELLRDNRAGARVGFPLGVIDDILLLKAMLEWLIANPSITETQTSRLALL; translated from the coding sequence TTGCGTCCGACCCTTCTTGCAGCCGCGTTGCTCGCTGCAGGTCTGCACGCACAGGATGCGTTCGCACTCGGATTGGGTGCGATCAGGACCAAATCGGTCATCGGCGAGCCGTTCCGCGCAGAAATCAACGTACTCGGTGAAGGTGAAGCTGTTCCGGCCAGCACCTGCTTTTCGATCGATGCGCCGGCCACGGCTGCGGCGGACGATCTGCCGTGGCTGTCGAGTGCCCGCATCCGCACGCAGGGGCGCACCGTTTTCATCAGCAGCGCGCAAGCCATCAACGAACCGATCCTGATGGTCGGCGTGCGGATAGGCTGTGGCTTCGAACTGGCGCGCGAATACGCCGTGTTGATGCAGCCGTCCGGCGCGCCGCAGATCGAGGACACCGTGGCGCCCGCACCGACTGCACCCGCAGTGGTTCCGGCACGCCGTGCTGCGGCCAGCCCCCCGATCAACGCCCCGACGGCATCCGTGGCCAATGAGCAGCCAGCGCAGCCGAAGCCGAGGCCGGAACGCAAGACGCGACGCCCGAAGGAAGCCGTGACTGTCGACCGCCTGTGGGTGGCGCCAAATGCCGATGCCGGGAACGGACTGAAAATGTCGGGTGGCCTGTCGCGCCGCGCCGAGGCCAGTGAAGCCCAACGCGAGGTGCTGCGCACGGAGCAGCGGCTGCTCGCCGCGCTCGACGAGCAGATCGCGACCCATCTCGCCATCGCCGACAAGGTCAAGCAGCTCGAGGCACGCATGGCCGAACTGCAGAAGCAGCTCGGTCGGACCGAAACATCGATGAACGCCGCCTTGCCGCCGGAGCAAGCCTCGACGCCCGTCACTGCCCGGCCTGACGTCACGCAGGCAGCGCCAGCGGCATCCACCGTCGAACCGGATGCCTTGATTCAGCAGGCGCCTGCCGAAGACAGCCCGACGATCGAATCTGACGCGGCCGAGGCACCATCAAAACCGGACGAGGTTGTCGCGCCGCCCGCCGGACTGACCAACGAACCGGTACGTGTCATCAACAAGCTGCCACCCGATACCGTGCCGGATGCCCCCGAGGCGAGCGGCGTGAACTGGCTGGTCGCAGCACTCGGTGCACTGGCCGCCGGTTCCGTACTGGCCGGCGCCTGGATATGGCGCCGTCGCGCCCGCAAGCTCGCGGCCACCGCAGCCTTGCGCAGCCGCCATGCCGAAGAGGCCATCACCCGCATGATGATGAGCCAGACACTGCCGCCGCTGACGGTGGACACGCAGGCCGCGCAGGATGATGCGGCTACGACGACCGGGATGCCGCCCCGGCAAAATGCCCCCGAATATCCGGTCCGGCCGACTGCAGGCGCGCCCGAAACCCCCTCGTTCGAACATTTTCCCGGCGAAGCACCCGCCGAGAACATTGAGGACCTGAATATTGCGCAGCACCGCCCCGTCGCGGACGCAACGACTTCCGCAGATGCGCACGCCGTTGATTTCGAACTGGGGCAGATCGACGGAAACGAAGCGGGGACGCCGATTCGGCTCGACCTCGAATTCGACAGCTTCACCGGTTCGACGAGCAGCCTTGGCGCAACCGCACCCAGCGCTGCACCGCTCGGGCCGAGGCTGGTCAGCAGTACGGCCACCACACCCACTGCCCTCAGTTTCGACCAGACCGCCCGGCCCGCCAATGAAGAGGCGCCGCCGTCCCCCGAGCACGTGCTCGAACTGGCCGAAATCATGATGTCCTTCGGTCGTGCCGAAGGCGCGGCGCAGACGCTGTCCGAATTCCTGCGCGATTACCCGAAGGAGTCGATCATTCCGTGGCTCAAGCTGCTCGATCTTTACCACTCGAGCGGCCGGCGCGGCGAATATGACGATCTTGCGCCCAAGCTGAATCGCGCATTCAACGCCAAGGTGCCGGACTGGGAGCATTTCAGCGGTCCCACTACGTCGGAATCGGTCGAGCAGTTCGGACACATCATGGCGCGCATCAATGCGAGCTGGCCGAACCAGGATTGTCTGGACTACCTGGTGGAGTTGCTGCGGGACAACCGCGCCGGTGCCCGCGTCGGCTTCCCGCTCGGTGTGATCGACGACATCCTGCTGTTGAAGGCCATGCTCGAATGGCTGATCGCCAACCCGTCGATCACCGAAACCCAGACGTCCCGGCTGGCACTGCTGTAA
- a CDS encoding fumarylacetoacetate hydrolase family protein gives MPMLLFPLPRPTLPVRGEEALFPVRRIYCVGRNYAEHAREMGHDPALEAPFFFAKPADALVNAPAAVAYPPATRDLQHEVELVVALHGGGRNLDSAQARACIFGYGVGLDLTRRDLQRAARDKGQPWDMGKGFDQSAPVSQLVPATLCGHPRVGQIELSVNGQLRQRGDLSDMILDVDTLLIRLSRLVELCAGDLLFTGTPAGVAALQPGDRVDARVDGVAELRVDIAPPQD, from the coding sequence ATGCCGATGCTGCTGTTTCCGCTGCCTCGACCGACGCTTCCGGTACGCGGTGAAGAAGCCCTTTTTCCGGTTCGGCGCATCTATTGTGTCGGGCGAAATTACGCCGAGCACGCGCGGGAGATGGGCCATGATCCGGCCCTCGAAGCGCCTTTTTTCTTTGCCAAGCCAGCCGATGCGCTTGTAAACGCGCCCGCTGCGGTGGCCTATCCGCCTGCGACACGTGACCTGCAGCATGAAGTGGAACTGGTGGTGGCGCTGCACGGGGGTGGTCGCAACCTGGACAGTGCGCAGGCGCGCGCCTGCATCTTCGGCTACGGCGTCGGGCTGGACCTGACCCGGCGCGACCTGCAGCGTGCGGCACGCGACAAGGGGCAGCCATGGGACATGGGCAAGGGCTTCGACCAGAGTGCGCCCGTATCGCAACTGGTGCCGGCCACGTTGTGCGGACATCCGCGCGTCGGGCAGATCGAACTGTCGGTGAACGGGCAGTTGCGTCAGCGGGGCGACCTGTCCGACATGATTCTGGATGTCGACACGCTGTTGATCAGGCTTTCGCGGCTGGTCGAACTGTGCGCGGGCGATCTGCTGTTCACCGGCACGCCGGCGGGCGTTGCGGCACTGCAACCCGGCGACCGCGTTGACGCACGCGTAGACGGTGTTGCCGAGCTCAGGGTGGATATTGCGCCGCCGCAAGATTGA
- the sucC gene encoding ADP-forming succinate--CoA ligase subunit beta, producing MKIHEYQAKEVLRRFGVVTPRGVPCFEADQAVAAAESLGGKVWVVKAQIHAGGRGKGGGVKVAKSLDEVREFANQIMGMQLVTHQTGPAGQKVRRLLIEEGADIRKEYYVAALTDRATQKVALMASSEGGMDIEEVAHNTPEKIIKVFVDPLVGLTDAQAKELADGIGVPAASQAQAIDTFRKLYTCYMETDASLAEINPLILEGNGNIKALDAKFNFDSNALYRHEDIVAFRDLDEEDPAEIEASKFDLSYVSLDGNIGCLVNGAGLAMATMDVIKLYGAEPANFLDVGGGATTEKVTEAFKIMLRNPNVRGILVNIFGGIMRCDTIATGVVAAAREVHLTVPLVVRMKGTNEDLGKQILKDSGLPIIAADSMADAAQKIVAAVAGH from the coding sequence ATGAAGATCCATGAGTATCAGGCGAAAGAGGTATTGCGCCGTTTCGGTGTAGTGACACCGCGGGGCGTGCCCTGCTTCGAAGCTGATCAGGCCGTGGCAGCGGCCGAGTCGCTGGGTGGCAAGGTATGGGTGGTGAAGGCGCAGATTCACGCCGGTGGCCGCGGCAAGGGCGGCGGCGTCAAGGTGGCCAAGTCGCTCGACGAGGTGCGTGAATTCGCCAATCAGATCATGGGCATGCAGCTGGTGACTCACCAGACCGGCCCGGCGGGCCAGAAGGTCCGCCGCCTGCTGATCGAGGAAGGCGCCGACATCAGGAAGGAATACTACGTCGCCGCGCTGACGGACCGCGCCACGCAGAAGGTGGCGCTGATGGCGTCCAGCGAAGGCGGCATGGACATCGAGGAAGTCGCCCACAACACGCCGGAAAAGATCATCAAGGTGTTCGTCGATCCGCTGGTCGGACTGACCGACGCGCAGGCGAAGGAACTGGCGGATGGCATCGGCGTTCCGGCGGCGTCGCAGGCCCAGGCCATCGACACCTTCAGGAAGTTGTACACCTGCTACATGGAAACCGACGCCTCGCTGGCGGAGATCAATCCGTTGATTCTCGAAGGCAACGGCAACATCAAGGCGCTGGACGCCAAGTTCAATTTCGACTCGAACGCGCTTTACCGTCACGAAGACATCGTGGCCTTCCGTGATCTGGACGAAGAAGATCCGGCGGAAATCGAAGCGTCGAAGTTCGATCTGTCCTACGTGTCGCTGGACGGCAACATCGGCTGCCTGGTCAATGGCGCCGGTCTGGCTATGGCCACGATGGACGTGATCAAGCTGTACGGCGCCGAGCCGGCCAACTTCCTCGATGTCGGCGGTGGTGCCACGACCGAGAAGGTGACCGAGGCGTTCAAGATCATGCTGCGCAATCCCAATGTACGCGGCATCCTGGTCAACATCTTCGGCGGCATCATGCGCTGCGACACCATTGCGACCGGCGTGGTCGCCGCGGCGCGCGAAGTGCACCTGACCGTGCCGCTGGTGGTGCGCATGAAGGGCACCAATGAAGACCTGGGCAAGCAGATCCTGAAGGATTCGGGTCTGCCCATCATTGCGGCCGACAGCATGGCGGATGCGGCACAGAAGATCGTGGCCGCCGTGGCCGGACACTGA